One region of Populus trichocarpa isolate Nisqually-1 chromosome 4, P.trichocarpa_v4.1, whole genome shotgun sequence genomic DNA includes:
- the LOC7494517 gene encoding universal stress protein PHOS32 isoform X1, producing the protein MENARTVGIGMDYSSTSKAALRWAAENLIGEGDRIILIQVQPPNADHTRKQLFGGTGSPLVPLAEFRDINFSKQYGLTYDPEVLDILDTVSRTKGQAEVVAKVYWGDPREKLIDAVEDLKLDSLVMGSRGLGAIKRVLLGSVSNYVVTNAPCPVTVVKGSKP; encoded by the exons ATGGAGAACGCACGTACGGTTGGTATCGGCATGGATTACTCTTCTACAAGCAAAGCAGCCCTGCGTTGGGCGGCTGAGAATTTGATAGGTGAAGGCGACCGAATTATTCTGATCCAAGTTCAGCCTCCTAACGCTGATCATACCAGGAAGCAGCTTTTTGGGGGCACTGGATCAC CCTTAGTGCCACTCGCGGAATTCAGGGATATCAATTTTTCAAAGCAATACGGGCTTACTTATGATCCTGAAGTTCTTGATATTCTTGATACAGTTTCAAGGACCAAGGGG CAGGCTGAAGTGGTGGCGAAGGTCTACTGGGGAGATCCAAGGGAGAAGTTGATTGATGCTGTGGAAGATCTTAAGTTGGATTCTCTTGTTATGGGAAGTAGGGGTTTAGGTGCTATCAAAAG GGTGTTGCTTGGGAGTGTCAGCAACTACGTGGTGACAAATGCTCCATGTCCAGTCACTGTAGTTAAGGGATCCAAACCTTGA
- the LOC7494517 gene encoding universal stress protein PHOS32 isoform X2 gives MENARTVGIGMDYSSTSKAALRWAAENLIGEGDRIILIQVQPPNADHTRKQLFGGTGSPLVPLAEFRDINFSKQYGLTYDPEVLDILDTVSRTKGAEVVAKVYWGDPREKLIDAVEDLKLDSLVMGSRGLGAIKRVLLGSVSNYVVTNAPCPVTVVKGSKP, from the exons ATGGAGAACGCACGTACGGTTGGTATCGGCATGGATTACTCTTCTACAAGCAAAGCAGCCCTGCGTTGGGCGGCTGAGAATTTGATAGGTGAAGGCGACCGAATTATTCTGATCCAAGTTCAGCCTCCTAACGCTGATCATACCAGGAAGCAGCTTTTTGGGGGCACTGGATCAC CCTTAGTGCCACTCGCGGAATTCAGGGATATCAATTTTTCAAAGCAATACGGGCTTACTTATGATCCTGAAGTTCTTGATATTCTTGATACAGTTTCAAGGACCAAGGGG GCTGAAGTGGTGGCGAAGGTCTACTGGGGAGATCCAAGGGAGAAGTTGATTGATGCTGTGGAAGATCTTAAGTTGGATTCTCTTGTTATGGGAAGTAGGGGTTTAGGTGCTATCAAAAG GGTGTTGCTTGGGAGTGTCAGCAACTACGTGGTGACAAATGCTCCATGTCCAGTCACTGTAGTTAAGGGATCCAAACCTTGA